A stretch of Chanodichthys erythropterus isolate Z2021 chromosome 20, ASM2448905v1, whole genome shotgun sequence DNA encodes these proteins:
- the haus7 gene encoding HAUS augmin-like complex subunit 7 isoform X2, whose amino-acid sequence MAGNSKEQQLSLRVYNTLQSLGCPLVDGLYLREADSVQELLCTPSLHRTDILKWICTREKLSKIKAAQNGDLIQELTRFGHEMMLCKANDQDLIKGLAPPLQQLVFLEQLLVVIQADSSIHPRQKSSSGDDSVKNDDLLGELMFQDNLSDLDMLLNPTCNPWSAHIREHLIRTQSAHNKMNGNHSKPSDFINRSEHSRHGSHGEESLSEAKALLQSTQSTLEELHKECEFLQADSSGSAAVLSPCMLKVAISDMSQLMTAFGHIYNTDFKGYCQRTPPPLSSSTSVFQSVHQLLHICNTELEALKQLSETSSSLTQTVQQLQTDRRYWSKGEKHTLPKQLEELKNRYVALLSLHQS is encoded by the exons ATGGCGGGCAATTCAAAAGAGCAGCAGCTGTCTCTGCGAGTATACAACACCCTTCAG AGTCTGGGCTGTCCTCTGGTGGATGGGCTGTACCTGAGGGAGGCCGACAGCGTGCAGGAGCTCCTCTGCACTCCTTCCTTACACAGGACTGATATACTCAAGTGGATCTGCACCAG GGAGAAGCTTTCCAAAATCAAAGCAGCTCAGAATGGGGATTTAATCCAGG AACTCACACGGTTTGGACATGAAATGATGTTATGTAAAGCTAATGACCAGGATTTAATCAAG GGTCTAGCGCCACCGTTACAGCAGCTGGTGTTTCTAGAGCAGCTTCTAGTGGTTATTCAAGCAGACTCCTCCATACATCCTAG ACAGAAGTCATCCTCTGGAGATGACAGTGTGAAGAACGATGATCTTCTTGGTGAGCTGATGTTTCAGGATAACTTATCTGACCTGGATATGCTCCTGAACCCAACCTGCAACCCGTGGTCCGCACATATTCGTGAACATCTGATACGCACGCAGTCGGCTCACAACAAAATGAACGGGAACCACAGTAAACCTAGTGATTTCATAAACAG GAGTGAACATTCCCGACATGGAAGTCATGGAGAAGAAAGCCTGTCAGAGGCCAAAGCATTGCTGCAGTCTACCCAAAGCACATTAGAGGAACTCCACAAAGAG TGCGAGTTCCTGCAGGCAGATTCGTCAGGTTCTGCAGCTGTGCTGTCCCCCTGTATGCTGAAAGTAGCCATCTCGGACATGTCTCAGCTTATGACGGCCTTCGGACACATCTACAACACTGATTTTAAAGGCTACTGCCAGAGAACCCCGCCGCCCCTCAGTTCCAGCACTAGTGTGTTTCAGTCTGTACATCAGCTTCTGCACATCTGTAATACG GAGTTGGAGGCTCTTAAGCAGCTGTCTGAAACCTCGTCATCTCTTACACAAACAGTACAACAGCTGCAGACAGACAGGCGGTACTGGTCTAAAGGAGAAAAGCACACGCTAC ccaAACAGTTGGAGGAGCTGAAAAACAGATATGTGGCTTTACTTTCCCTTCACCAATCATAA
- the LOC137009592 gene encoding ninjurin-1-like — MEENRALSESEKALATGNGERRFNMNHYATKKSAAQSMLDVALLMANSSQLKTVLHSGPQHRFYAPLIALISLSISLQVIVGLLLIFIVKYDLNDVKKQPRLNTMNDAATIFVFFTVLINVFITALGFETGG; from the exons GCTCTTGCCACAGGGAACGGAGAGCGTCGCTTCAACATGAATCATTACGCTACTAAGAAGAGTGCAGCGCAGAGCATGTTGGATGTGGCTCTTCTCATGGCCAACTCCTCTCAGCTGAAGACAGTGCTGCATTCAGGACCTCAGCACCGCTTCTACGCCCCTCTTATTGCTCTCATCTCACTGTCCATCTCACTGCAGGTCATTGTTGGCCTCCTACTCATCTTCATTG TGAAGTATGACCTGAATGATGTTAAGAAACAGCCGAGGCTAAACACAATGAATGATGCAGCAACTATTTTTGTGTTCTTTACTGTTCTTATCAACGTCTTCATCACAGCGTTGGGATTTGAGACTGGAGGGTGA
- the LOC137009222 gene encoding ninjurin-1-like isoform X2 has product MENQAPNQQGVARATANGERRFNMNHYATKKSAAQSMLDVALLMANSSQLKTVLHSGPQHRFYAPLIALISLSISLQVIVGLLLIFIVKYDLNDVKKQPRLNTMNNMATVFVFFTVLINIIITALGFETGG; this is encoded by the exons ATGGAGAATCAAGCCCCCAATCAACAAGGAGTG GCTCGTGCCACAGCGAACGGAGAGCGTCGCTTCAACATGAATCATTACGCTACTAAGAAGAGTGCAGCGCAGAGCATGTTGGATGTGGCTCTTCTGATGGCCAACTCCTCTCAGCTGAAGACAGTGCTGCATTCAGGACCTCAGCACCGCTTCTACGCCCCTCTTATTGCTCTCATCTCACTGTCCATCTCACTGCAGGTCATTGTTGGCCTCCTACTCATCTTCATTG TGAAGTATGACCTGAATGATGTTAAGAAACAGCCGAGGCTGAACACAATGAATAATATGGCcactgtttttgtgttcttTACTGTTCTTATCAACATCATCATCACAGCGTTGGGATTTGAGACTGGAGGGTGA
- the emd gene encoding emerin (Emery-Dreifuss muscular dystrophy) isoform X1: MSSLSGKSDKEISQLLDEYGIKHGPIVESTRKLYEKKLKEAMAKNTKPSSSDKTYYREEQEEVEYLTYHQPQPQLTRHDGFGDVIRRSKITDYRDDDDVGHTNEPIISPTRTTYQSSSRPGPSVSKSIQRGASPETSKPGGVPAWLRVLVFLIIAVFLYYVYTCMEPAEETPFKTIQ, encoded by the exons ATGTCTTCATTAAGTGGAAAATCTGACAAGGAGATCAGTCAGCTCCTGGATGAATATGGCATTAAACATGGGCCAATAGTAG AATCCACAAGAAAGCTCTATGAAAAGAAACTGAAAGAGGCCATGGCCAAAAACACTAAGCCTTCCTCGTCTGACAAGACATACTACAGAGAAGAAC AAGAGGAAGTGGAATATTTGACCTATCATCAGCCT CAGCCACAACTGACAAGACACGATGGATTTGGTGATGT CATAAGGAGGTCGAAGATTACCGATTAtagagatgatgatgatgtaggCCATACCAATGA GCCCATTATAAGCCCAACTCGAACAACCTATCAGAGTTCTTCTCGCCCAGGCCCGTCAGTCTCCAAATCCATCCAGCGTGGTGCGAGTCCAGAGACCAGCAAACCTGGAGGTGTGCCGGCGTGGCTGCGTGTCTTGGTGTTTCTTATCATTGCTGTGTTTCTTTATTATGTGTACACTTGTATGGAGCCTGCAGAAGAGACGCCCTTTAAAACCATTCAGTAG
- the emd gene encoding emerin (Emery-Dreifuss muscular dystrophy) isoform X2 — MSSLSGKSDKEISQLLDEYGIKHGPIVESTRKLYEKKLKEAMAKNTKPSSSDKTYYREEQEEVEYLTYHQPPQLTRHDGFGDVIRRSKITDYRDDDDVGHTNEPIISPTRTTYQSSSRPGPSVSKSIQRGASPETSKPGGVPAWLRVLVFLIIAVFLYYVYTCMEPAEETPFKTIQ, encoded by the exons ATGTCTTCATTAAGTGGAAAATCTGACAAGGAGATCAGTCAGCTCCTGGATGAATATGGCATTAAACATGGGCCAATAGTAG AATCCACAAGAAAGCTCTATGAAAAGAAACTGAAAGAGGCCATGGCCAAAAACACTAAGCCTTCCTCGTCTGACAAGACATACTACAGAGAAGAAC AAGAGGAAGTGGAATATTTGACCTATCATCAGCCT CCACAACTGACAAGACACGATGGATTTGGTGATGT CATAAGGAGGTCGAAGATTACCGATTAtagagatgatgatgatgtaggCCATACCAATGA GCCCATTATAAGCCCAACTCGAACAACCTATCAGAGTTCTTCTCGCCCAGGCCCGTCAGTCTCCAAATCCATCCAGCGTGGTGCGAGTCCAGAGACCAGCAAACCTGGAGGTGTGCCGGCGTGGCTGCGTGTCTTGGTGTTTCTTATCATTGCTGTGTTTCTTTATTATGTGTACACTTGTATGGAGCCTGCAGAAGAGACGCCCTTTAAAACCATTCAGTAG
- the LOC137009222 gene encoding ninjurin-1-like isoform X1 translates to MENQAPNQQGVARATANGERRFNMNHYATKKSAAQSMLDVALLMANSSQLKTVLHSGPQHRFYAPLIALISLSISLQVIVGLLLIFIVKYDLNDVKKQPRLNTMNNMATVFVFFTVLINIIITALGFETGGNSI, encoded by the exons ATGGAGAATCAAGCCCCCAATCAACAAGGAGTG GCTCGTGCCACAGCGAACGGAGAGCGTCGCTTCAACATGAATCATTACGCTACTAAGAAGAGTGCAGCGCAGAGCATGTTGGATGTGGCTCTTCTGATGGCCAACTCCTCTCAGCTGAAGACAGTGCTGCATTCAGGACCTCAGCACCGCTTCTACGCCCCTCTTATTGCTCTCATCTCACTGTCCATCTCACTGCAGGTCATTGTTGGCCTCCTACTCATCTTCATTG TGAAGTATGACCTGAATGATGTTAAGAAACAGCCGAGGCTGAACACAATGAATAATATGGCcactgtttttgtgttcttTACTGTTCTTATCAACATCATCATCACAGCGTTGGGATTTGAGACTGGAGG AAACAGCATCTGA
- the haus7 gene encoding HAUS augmin-like complex subunit 7 isoform X1 — MAGNSKEQQLSLRVYNTLQSLGCPLVDGLYLREADSVQELLCTPSLHRTDILKWICTSICPSLREKLSKIKAAQNGDLIQELTRFGHEMMLCKANDQDLIKGLAPPLQQLVFLEQLLVVIQADSSIHPRQKSSSGDDSVKNDDLLGELMFQDNLSDLDMLLNPTCNPWSAHIREHLIRTQSAHNKMNGNHSKPSDFINRSEHSRHGSHGEESLSEAKALLQSTQSTLEELHKECEFLQADSSGSAAVLSPCMLKVAISDMSQLMTAFGHIYNTDFKGYCQRTPPPLSSSTSVFQSVHQLLHICNTELEALKQLSETSSSLTQTVQQLQTDRRYWSKGEKHTLPKQLEELKNRYVALLSLHQS, encoded by the exons ATGGCGGGCAATTCAAAAGAGCAGCAGCTGTCTCTGCGAGTATACAACACCCTTCAG AGTCTGGGCTGTCCTCTGGTGGATGGGCTGTACCTGAGGGAGGCCGACAGCGTGCAGGAGCTCCTCTGCACTCCTTCCTTACACAGGACTGATATACTCAAGTGGATCTGCACCAG CATTTGTCCATCCCTAAGGGAGAAGCTTTCCAAAATCAAAGCAGCTCAGAATGGGGATTTAATCCAGG AACTCACACGGTTTGGACATGAAATGATGTTATGTAAAGCTAATGACCAGGATTTAATCAAG GGTCTAGCGCCACCGTTACAGCAGCTGGTGTTTCTAGAGCAGCTTCTAGTGGTTATTCAAGCAGACTCCTCCATACATCCTAG ACAGAAGTCATCCTCTGGAGATGACAGTGTGAAGAACGATGATCTTCTTGGTGAGCTGATGTTTCAGGATAACTTATCTGACCTGGATATGCTCCTGAACCCAACCTGCAACCCGTGGTCCGCACATATTCGTGAACATCTGATACGCACGCAGTCGGCTCACAACAAAATGAACGGGAACCACAGTAAACCTAGTGATTTCATAAACAG GAGTGAACATTCCCGACATGGAAGTCATGGAGAAGAAAGCCTGTCAGAGGCCAAAGCATTGCTGCAGTCTACCCAAAGCACATTAGAGGAACTCCACAAAGAG TGCGAGTTCCTGCAGGCAGATTCGTCAGGTTCTGCAGCTGTGCTGTCCCCCTGTATGCTGAAAGTAGCCATCTCGGACATGTCTCAGCTTATGACGGCCTTCGGACACATCTACAACACTGATTTTAAAGGCTACTGCCAGAGAACCCCGCCGCCCCTCAGTTCCAGCACTAGTGTGTTTCAGTCTGTACATCAGCTTCTGCACATCTGTAATACG GAGTTGGAGGCTCTTAAGCAGCTGTCTGAAACCTCGTCATCTCTTACACAAACAGTACAACAGCTGCAGACAGACAGGCGGTACTGGTCTAAAGGAGAAAAGCACACGCTAC ccaAACAGTTGGAGGAGCTGAAAAACAGATATGTGGCTTTACTTTCCCTTCACCAATCATAA